One genomic segment of Rivularia sp. PCC 7116 includes these proteins:
- a CDS encoding Uma2 family endonuclease produces MYSQPKYIDSSIDEYLQFDLESLVRYEYINGQMYPLVGESYNLKIISENIFSRLRTQLYGTDCHVFASDMKVRIEPINAFYYPEASVVKDSQDRDMYFKSRPCLIVEVISPITERIDRIEKLYNYRQIPSLQEYVLVHQSQMKIEVYRKVYGNQWFLETLAEETILKMQSVEVEMTMAEIYEDVEFE; encoded by the coding sequence ATGTATTCTCAACCAAAATATATAGATTCCAGTATCGACGAATATCTGCAATTTGATTTAGAAAGTCTGGTTAGGTACGAGTATATTAACGGACAAATGTATCCCTTGGTGGGAGAATCTTATAACTTAAAAATCATTTCCGAAAATATATTTTCCAGATTGCGAACCCAGCTATACGGTACTGATTGTCATGTATTTGCATCTGATATGAAAGTACGAATTGAACCGATAAATGCTTTTTATTATCCAGAGGCATCGGTTGTAAAAGATTCTCAAGATAGAGACATGTATTTCAAATCTCGTCCTTGTTTAATTGTAGAGGTTATTTCACCAATTACTGAACGTATAGATAGGATTGAAAAATTATATAATTACCGACAAATACCTTCATTACAAGAGTATGTTTTAGTTCATCAATCTCAAATGAAAATTGAGGTTTATCGTAAAGTTTATGGAAATCAATGGTTCTTAGAAACTTTAGCTGAAGAAACTATCCTAAAAATGCAATCAGTTGAAGTTGAAATGACAATGGCAGAAATTTATGAAGATGTAGAGTTTGAATAG
- a CDS encoding tetratricopeptide repeat protein, translating into MAFCSRFVASGLTAFLILGCSDWAESTRQDNKKAVQETNVARLLTQASVRQTEDFFVQGNKFLEANRYEDAIAAYDQVVIAAPDNAEAWINRGNALAALQRYGQALGSYDRAIAVQPKRDEAWYNRGNTLSAMRLYQEAVVSYDKAIAIKPDKYEAWINRGIALTNLQRYKQALASYDKAIAIKPDKHQAYYNKACTYALQKNTTAAMDNLQKAMKLFPGKYEKLAKIDPDFAKVRNTKQFQELIQR; encoded by the coding sequence ATGGCATTTTGTAGCCGTTTTGTTGCCTCTGGCTTAACTGCTTTCTTGATACTTGGTTGTAGTGATTGGGCAGAATCAACGAGACAGGATAACAAAAAAGCAGTGCAAGAAACCAACGTTGCTCGGTTGCTTACACAAGCCTCTGTTAGGCAGACAGAAGACTTCTTTGTTCAAGGAAATAAATTCTTAGAAGCAAATCGCTATGAAGATGCGATCGCAGCTTACGATCAGGTGGTAATCGCCGCACCCGATAACGCCGAAGCTTGGATTAACAGGGGAAATGCTTTAGCCGCTTTGCAAAGATACGGGCAAGCTTTGGGTTCCTACGATAGGGCGATCGCCGTTCAACCGAAAAGGGATGAAGCATGGTATAACCGGGGAAATACTTTATCAGCGATGCGACTCTACCAAGAAGCAGTAGTTTCTTACGACAAAGCCATTGCTATCAAACCTGACAAATACGAAGCTTGGATTAATCGGGGTATTGCCTTAACTAATTTGCAGCGATACAAGCAAGCTTTAGCATCTTACGACAAAGCTATTGCGATTAAACCTGACAAACATCAAGCATATTACAACAAAGCTTGCACCTATGCATTGCAGAAGAATACTACAGCAGCGATGGACAATCTGCAAAAAGCTATGAAACTATTTCCAGGTAAATACGAAAAACTAGCAAAAATCGACCCAGATTTCGCTAAAGTTCGTAATACCAAGCAGTTTCAAGAATTGATTCAACGGTGA
- a CDS encoding pentapeptide repeat-containing protein, translating into MSIESNSHSSQSRSQQPASEDKWQPDEFESIAGTNELPNGLSAQQVNSAIASVQSQQNTTALQQARSTFPENSSTELQVTPRALLITLFTTLVTVVGIVINQPIVGIVGTVSTLLLSAIILFPWLQVVVTELLTPQQRALIIAFLGITVAIAGLVKFVPGTIDWDISGTLADWFGALGQILIAIIAVYVAWRQYVISKDLTIQQNLLTIQQNNITQQQTIDTYFQGISDLVLDEEGLLEDWPQERLLAEGRTASILSSVDAVGKAKILRFLSRSKLLTPLQRDAHLGRAILDGSGGYAEDLVAGVRVIDLGVMLAGANLSGTDLRWTDLSEANLVRVNLNNCDLVKSNLCRAILYEANLSGADLNGTKLFYGSLETASPRSRLHPPNYRTGERTGAVVEKANFTNIKRISQANRHYCCSWCGEESRKTIPGGCEGIENKLGR; encoded by the coding sequence ATGTCAATCGAATCTAACTCCCATTCATCGCAGTCTCGGAGCCAACAACCCGCATCCGAAGACAAATGGCAACCGGATGAATTTGAAAGCATAGCGGGTACAAACGAGTTGCCTAACGGACTTAGCGCTCAACAAGTCAACTCAGCTATCGCTTCCGTGCAGTCGCAACAAAACACCACAGCCTTACAACAAGCCCGCTCTACATTTCCCGAAAACAGTTCTACCGAGCTACAAGTAACGCCACGAGCATTATTAATAACTTTATTTACAACTTTAGTTACCGTTGTTGGTATAGTCATAAATCAGCCAATAGTCGGCATTGTCGGAACAGTATCGACATTACTTTTATCAGCAATAATACTTTTTCCGTGGTTGCAAGTTGTAGTCACCGAATTGCTCACACCCCAACAGCGAGCGTTGATTATTGCTTTTTTGGGTATAACCGTTGCGATCGCAGGCTTAGTAAAATTCGTTCCGGGTACAATCGATTGGGATATTTCGGGAACCTTAGCCGATTGGTTTGGTGCGTTAGGACAAATTTTGATTGCCATTATTGCAGTTTATGTTGCTTGGCGACAGTATGTCATTTCTAAAGATTTGACAATTCAGCAAAATTTACTGACAATTCAGCAAAATAATATTACTCAGCAGCAGACAATCGACACGTATTTTCAAGGCATTTCCGATCTAGTATTAGATGAAGAAGGATTATTAGAAGATTGGCCACAAGAAAGATTACTTGCAGAAGGGCGTACTGCTTCAATTTTAAGTAGCGTTGACGCAGTTGGTAAAGCCAAAATTCTGCGTTTTTTATCTCGTTCCAAATTATTAACGCCGCTACAGCGCGATGCACATCTAGGTAGAGCAATTTTAGATGGTAGTGGAGGTTATGCCGAAGACTTAGTCGCAGGAGTGCGAGTAATTGATTTGGGAGTAATGCTAGCAGGTGCTAATCTTTCCGGTACCGATTTACGGTGGACGGATTTAAGCGAAGCCAATTTAGTACGAGTTAACTTAAACAACTGTGACTTAGTAAAATCAAACCTTTGTCGGGCAATATTATACGAAGCTAACTTATCGGGAGCCGACTTAAATGGAACCAAATTATTTTACGGTTCATTAGAAACAGCATCACCCCGCAGTCGGCTGCATCCACCCAATTATCGAACTGGGGAGCGCACCGGAGCAGTAGTAGAAAAAGCTAATTTCACCAACATAAAAAGAATCTCTCAAGCCAACCGTCATTATTGTTGCAGTTGGTGCGGCGAAGAAAGTAGAAAAACAATTCCCGGTGGTTGTGAAGGGATTGAAAATAAGTTAGGTAGGTGA
- a CDS encoding FtsW/RodA/SpoVE family cell cycle protein: MRLIRLIPFLDDTVSSWALEARLLRWLSLIWLFVGLAVLFSASYPLADVKHGDGLFLFKRQLITVFLGLILFNIIVNLPFHKIIGVSHWLLMLFLGLIFLTLVPGLGTRGIYGTTRWFSIGGFTIQPSEFIKPFLVLQSARVFGNWERLSWGIRIAWLVVFGFALLGILAQPNLSTTALCGITIWLIALAAGLPYKYLGGSAGAGVILALMSVTVNKYQRLRITSFINPWDDPQGTDYQLIQSLLAVGSGNTWGSGFGLSQQKLSWLPIADSDFIFAVFAEEFGFVGSVTLLVMLAVFATLGFIVALKAKSVIYRLSAVGITTLLTGQSFINIGVASGVLPTTGLPLPFFSYGGSSIIATLVATALLIRVARESNEAEVVPIRRQPTKPRRERRFLHRNKS; the protein is encoded by the coding sequence TTGAGATTAATCCGTTTGATTCCATTTCTTGATGATACTGTGTCTAGTTGGGCATTAGAAGCCCGCTTGTTACGCTGGTTAAGCTTGATTTGGCTGTTTGTAGGTTTAGCCGTATTATTTTCAGCTTCTTATCCACTTGCTGACGTTAAGCATGGTGATGGACTTTTTCTTTTCAAACGTCAACTGATAACTGTATTTTTAGGCTTGATACTTTTCAATATCATTGTAAATTTACCGTTTCATAAAATAATCGGAGTGTCCCATTGGCTGTTAATGCTGTTTTTGGGGTTGATTTTTCTGACTTTAGTTCCAGGTTTGGGTACTAGGGGGATTTATGGTACGACTCGTTGGTTTTCAATTGGGGGATTCACCATTCAACCTTCGGAATTTATCAAACCCTTCTTGGTATTGCAAAGTGCGCGGGTTTTTGGAAATTGGGAAAGACTTAGTTGGGGAATTCGTATTGCTTGGTTAGTGGTTTTTGGTTTTGCACTATTAGGAATTCTTGCTCAACCTAACTTGAGTACCACCGCTCTTTGCGGTATAACTATTTGGTTAATCGCCCTGGCAGCTGGTTTACCTTACAAATATTTAGGAGGTAGCGCTGGTGCGGGAGTTATTTTAGCGCTGATGAGCGTTACCGTTAATAAATATCAACGCTTGCGGATTACTTCTTTTATTAACCCTTGGGACGATCCTCAAGGTACAGATTACCAGTTAATTCAAAGTTTATTAGCGGTAGGCTCGGGTAATACTTGGGGTTCGGGATTTGGGCTTTCCCAACAAAAGCTTTCTTGGCTACCAATTGCAGATAGCGACTTTATTTTTGCTGTGTTTGCTGAAGAATTTGGTTTTGTTGGCAGCGTCACGCTGTTGGTAATGTTGGCTGTATTCGCAACTTTGGGATTTATAGTAGCTCTGAAAGCCAAAAGTGTTATATACAGATTATCGGCAGTTGGAATTACTACCTTACTTACAGGGCAATCTTTTATAAATATTGGTGTTGCCAGTGGAGTTTTACCAACAACTGGTTTACCTTTACCTTTTTTTAGTTACGGCGGCAGTTCGATAATTGCTACATTGGTTGCCACAGCTTTATTAATTCGAGTTGCAAGGGAAAGTAACGAAGCTGAAGTGGTTCCAATCCGCAGACAGCCGACAAAACCCAGACGCGAACGACGGTTTTTACATAGAAATAAGTCTTAA
- a CDS encoding EamA family transporter, with the protein MSWFFFAISTAFLESLRDIFNKKTVSVIDEYILVFSFNLLTAIFASPLLFFNDIPALGDNFFYALIAIGVFNTIAFVLFFKAIKASDLSIVAPITTLSPIFLLITSPFIVGEFPNAIGILGIFIIVIGAYVLKFQDKTSGYLAPFKSLFKETGSRLMFGVVLVWSITANVDKIGVQNSSPIFWTITAHLSVALFILPIVFLNSKPNIQNIKSNFKNLILIGFINTLAILCQMSALQLALVSFVIAVKRTSALFNVLWGWLIFKEQGIKERIAGSMIMILGVVVITLSKMF; encoded by the coding sequence ATGTCTTGGTTTTTCTTTGCAATTTCCACAGCTTTTTTAGAATCACTCAGGGATATTTTCAATAAAAAGACGGTTTCAGTAATTGACGAATATATTCTAGTTTTTTCGTTTAATCTATTAACAGCAATATTCGCTTCACCGCTACTATTTTTTAACGATATTCCAGCTTTAGGCGATAATTTTTTTTACGCTTTAATTGCCATCGGAGTTTTCAATACCATCGCATTTGTACTTTTTTTCAAAGCCATCAAAGCATCAGATTTATCAATAGTTGCTCCCATAACAACATTAAGTCCGATATTCTTATTAATTACCTCTCCTTTTATTGTCGGTGAATTTCCCAACGCTATCGGTATTTTAGGAATATTTATTATTGTGATTGGTGCTTATGTATTGAAATTTCAAGATAAAACCAGCGGATATTTAGCTCCCTTTAAATCATTATTCAAAGAAACCGGCTCAAGATTAATGTTCGGAGTAGTATTAGTATGGAGCATTACCGCCAATGTTGATAAAATCGGCGTACAAAATTCCTCTCCAATTTTCTGGACAATTACCGCACATTTAAGCGTAGCTCTATTTATCTTACCTATAGTATTTCTGAATTCAAAACCAAATATTCAAAACATCAAATCTAACTTCAAAAACTTAATTTTAATCGGTTTTATAAATACCTTGGCAATATTATGTCAAATGAGTGCATTACAGCTTGCTCTCGTATCCTTTGTAATTGCAGTCAAACGCACCAGCGCCTTATTTAATGTTTTATGGGGTTGGTTAATTTTTAAAGAACAAGGTATTAAAGAAAGAATTGCCGGATCGATGATTATGATTTTGGGAGTTGTGGTAATTACATTATCAAAAATGTTTTAG
- a CDS encoding cytochrome c biogenesis protein CcdA, with amino-acid sequence MLETLQTQLYQLEQFANSLVSNQLTHLSLISIGIIFLAGLLTSLTPCMLSMLPITIGYIGGYEAKSRIQAAAQSTWFALGLATTLAGLGIIAATVGKVYGQIGIGLPIVVSVIAILMGLNLLEALPLQLPDWGGTDWISQELPQGVRAYCIGLSFGLVASPCSTPVLASLLGWVASTKDLILGAALLLSYTAGYVTPLILAGTFTASIKKIIEIRRFSGWINPVSGALLVGFGVFSLISRIPL; translated from the coding sequence ATGCTCGAAACCCTGCAAACTCAACTTTATCAACTCGAACAATTTGCGAATTCCCTTGTTTCTAACCAATTAACTCACCTCAGTTTGATAAGCATCGGCATTATTTTCCTAGCTGGTTTGCTTACCAGTCTTACTCCCTGTATGCTTTCGATGCTGCCCATCACCATTGGTTATATCGGCGGTTATGAAGCGAAAAGCCGCATCCAAGCAGCCGCTCAATCTACTTGGTTTGCTTTGGGATTGGCAACAACTCTTGCAGGACTCGGTATTATAGCAGCAACAGTAGGAAAAGTCTACGGTCAAATTGGTATTGGTTTACCGATTGTTGTCAGCGTCATTGCTATTTTAATGGGATTAAATCTACTCGAAGCTTTACCTTTGCAGCTTCCTGATTGGGGTGGTACCGATTGGATTTCTCAAGAATTACCCCAAGGTGTAAGAGCATATTGTATTGGATTAAGTTTCGGTTTGGTAGCTTCTCCTTGCAGTACTCCCGTTTTAGCAAGTTTACTAGGATGGGTTGCTAGCACAAAAGATTTAATTTTAGGTGCTGCTTTATTACTTTCCTACACGGCAGGTTATGTGACACCATTGATTTTAGCCGGTACTTTTACCGCTTCAATAAAGAAAATAATCGAAATACGTCGTTTTTCTGGTTGGATTAATCCCGTTAGCGGCGCATTATTAGTCGGATTCGGCGTATTTTCCTTAATTTCTCGCATTCCCCTTTAA
- a CDS encoding cytochrome c biogenesis protein yields MTLEESSKSPLAAFTSFIRKEFLPVLTDLRLAIILLLAIAAFSITGTVIEQGQSVAFYQENYPENPALFGFITWKVVIILGLDHVYRTWWFLSLLIFFGASLTACTFTRQLPALKAARRWKFFDKPRRFQKLALSAEFDVDKDNFTSIQNLTEILQQRRYKVFQEDNDKLYARKGIIGKIGPIIVHIGIVVILLGSILGAMTGFMAQEMVASGDTFQVKNIIDAGPWAMSQVPKDWAVKVNRFWIDYTSTGEIDQFYSDMSVLDQEGKEVDKDTIFVNHPLRHKGVTLYQTDWGIAAVKVKVNRSPIFELPMAQLDTGGKGRLWGTWIPTKPDLSEGVSLLAKDLQGTVLIYDAKGKLVNTVREGMTAEVNGVTLKILEVVGSTGLQIKADPGIPVVYAGFALLMMGVVMSYFSHSQVWVLQEEDNLYVGGKTNRAQVAFEGEMVEIFEQVNSQSKGESTKSLVSI; encoded by the coding sequence ATGACTTTAGAAGAATCCTCAAAATCACCCTTAGCAGCATTCACAAGCTTTATCCGCAAGGAATTTCTACCAGTACTTACAGACTTGCGGTTGGCAATAATCCTACTGTTAGCGATCGCTGCATTTAGTATTACCGGTACAGTCATCGAACAAGGGCAATCTGTCGCTTTCTACCAAGAAAATTATCCGGAAAATCCGGCTTTATTTGGTTTTATCACCTGGAAAGTAGTTATAATCCTTGGTTTAGACCACGTTTATCGTACCTGGTGGTTTTTATCTCTACTTATATTCTTCGGAGCTAGTTTAACAGCTTGTACTTTCACCCGTCAGCTTCCAGCATTAAAAGCAGCACGTCGTTGGAAGTTTTTCGATAAGCCCCGAAGATTTCAAAAGTTAGCCTTGAGTGCGGAATTCGATGTTGACAAAGACAATTTTACGTCTATTCAAAATCTGACTGAAATTCTGCAACAGCGCCGCTACAAAGTTTTTCAGGAAGACAATGATAAACTCTACGCTCGCAAAGGAATTATCGGTAAAATTGGTCCGATTATAGTCCACATCGGGATTGTAGTTATTTTACTTGGTTCAATTCTAGGAGCTATGACGGGATTTATGGCTCAGGAAATGGTTGCTAGTGGCGATACATTCCAAGTTAAAAATATCATAGATGCCGGACCTTGGGCGATGTCGCAAGTTCCCAAAGATTGGGCTGTAAAAGTAAATCGCTTCTGGATTGATTATACTTCTACCGGAGAGATTGACCAATTTTACTCGGATATGTCGGTATTAGATCAAGAAGGGAAAGAAGTAGACAAAGACACGATTTTCGTCAACCATCCTTTACGACACAAAGGAGTTACCCTTTATCAAACTGATTGGGGAATTGCAGCAGTAAAAGTAAAAGTCAACAGAAGTCCTATTTTTGAACTTCCGATGGCACAACTTGACACCGGCGGAAAAGGACGACTTTGGGGTACTTGGATTCCCACCAAGCCGGATTTGAGTGAAGGCGTTTCTTTGTTAGCCAAAGATTTACAGGGAACCGTATTAATTTACGATGCTAAAGGTAAACTAGTTAATACCGTCCGCGAAGGAATGACTGCCGAGGTTAATGGCGTTACCTTAAAAATATTAGAAGTAGTTGGTTCTACTGGATTGCAAATTAAAGCAGACCCAGGTATACCAGTCGTTTATGCTGGTTTTGCTTTATTAATGATGGGAGTAGTAATGAGTTATTTTTCTCACTCCCAGGTGTGGGTATTGCAGGAAGAAGATAACTTATATGTTGGCGGTAAAACCAATCGCGCTCAAGTTGCTTTTGAAGGAGAAATGGTAGAGATTTTTGAGCAGGTAAATTCTCAATCAAAAGGTGAATCTACAAAGTCTCTAGTTTCGATATAA
- the queF gene encoding preQ(1) synthase yields MTQTDIEVKYGEREISEGKLITFPNPRVGRRYNISITLPEFTCKCPFSGYPDFATIYVNYVPDEKVVELKAIKLYINSYRDRYISHEESANQILDDIVAACDPLEINVKADFTPRGNVHTVVEVNHKK; encoded by the coding sequence ATGACACAGACAGATATTGAAGTTAAATATGGCGAGCGCGAGATTTCGGAAGGAAAGTTAATTACTTTTCCCAATCCCCGCGTTGGCAGAAGATACAATATCAGTATTACTTTGCCAGAATTTACCTGTAAATGTCCGTTTTCCGGTTATCCAGATTTCGCGACAATTTATGTAAATTACGTCCCCGACGAAAAGGTTGTGGAATTAAAGGCAATCAAGCTTTACATCAATAGTTATAGGGATAGATATATTTCCCACGAAGAATCAGCCAATCAAATTTTAGATGATATTGTTGCAGCTTGCGACCCTTTGGAAATTAATGTGAAAGCCGATTTTACGCCACGCGGTAACGTACATACCGTTGTGGAAGTTAATCATAAAAAATAG
- a CDS encoding phasin family protein has translation MPGFGDIAKKAFYLGVGLASYASEKAGGTLAELRSQAQKLADEMVAKGEMNAEEARKFVEDMMKQAQSSASDGSEESTTRAEPRRIEILGDDEEPSEKESPEVQDVDKLRDQVKRMQEELRRLQRDQ, from the coding sequence ATGCCTGGTTTCGGAGATATTGCTAAAAAAGCTTTTTACCTTGGTGTTGGGTTAGCCTCTTACGCTAGCGAAAAAGCAGGTGGAACTTTAGCCGAATTGCGATCGCAAGCCCAAAAACTAGCAGATGAAATGGTTGCAAAGGGCGAAATGAACGCCGAAGAAGCCCGGAAGTTTGTAGAAGATATGATGAAACAAGCTCAATCATCTGCGAGTGATGGAAGCGAAGAAAGCACAACTCGGGCTGAACCCCGCCGCATTGAAATTTTAGGGGATGATGAAGAACCCAGCGAAAAGGAATCGCCAGAGGTTCAAGATGTGGATAAGTTGCGCGATCAAGTTAAACGGATGCAAGAAGAATTGCGTCGTTTGCAGCGCGACCAGTAA
- a CDS encoding YciI family protein, which yields MPWFAKIETGKVDKSTFDKYVPAHKAYVEDLKNKGHEAKTGYWAQYGGGMLLFKAASMDEAQAIVSRDPLIENNCVDYKLYEWRLIVE from the coding sequence ATGCCGTGGTTTGCGAAAATAGAAACAGGTAAAGTTGATAAATCCACCTTCGATAAATACGTTCCCGCTCACAAAGCTTATGTAGAAGACTTGAAAAATAAAGGACACGAAGCAAAAACTGGCTATTGGGCGCAGTATGGTGGCGGAATGCTACTATTTAAGGCAGCTTCAATGGATGAAGCCCAAGCAATTGTTTCCCGCGATCCATTGATTGAAAATAATTGCGTTGACTATAAGCTATACGAATGGCGGCTTATAGTCGAATAA